In Lepus europaeus isolate LE1 chromosome 9, mLepTim1.pri, whole genome shotgun sequence, the following are encoded in one genomic region:
- the INO80C gene encoding INO80 complex subunit C isoform X8, translating to MAPVRRKKCPLRALRRSGRYIFGKNREAMLASAHPVSWRPVSPYPITHGVSFQHLGISMDAMSENKMVPSELSTGPVEKAAKPLPFKDPNFVHSGHGGAVAGKKNRTWKNLKQILASERALPWQLNDPNYFSIDAPPSFKPAKKYSDVSGLLITTYLLEK from the exons GTCTGGGCGTTACATTTTTGGCAAGAACAGAGAAGCGATGCTGGCCTCAGCACACCCTGTCTCATGGCGCCCAGTGTCGCCATATCCCATCACCCATGGCGTTAGCTTCCAGCACTTG GGTATCAGCATGGATGCCATGAGTGAGAATAAAATGGTGCCTTCTGAGTTGAGCACAGGACCTGTGGAAAAAGCTGCCAAACCTTTGCCATTTAAGGATCCCAACTTTGTG CACTCTGGCCACGGTGGTGCGGTAGCTGGCAAGAAGAACAGAACCTGGAAGAACCTGAAACAGATCCTGGCTTCCGAAAGGGCATTGCCCTGGCAACTGAACGATCCTAACT actTCAGTATTGATGCTCCTCCATCCTTTAAGCCAGCTAAGAAGTATTCCGATGTTTCAGGCCTTCTT ATAACCACTTATCTTctggagaaataa
- the INO80C gene encoding INO80 complex subunit C isoform X9 codes for MAPVRRKKCPLRALRRSGRYIFGKNREAMLASAHPVSWRPVSPYPITHGVSFQHLGISMDAMSENKMVPSELSTGPVEKAAKPLPFKDPNFVHSGHGGAVAGKKNRTWKNLKQILASERALPWQLNDPNYFSIDAPPSFKPAKKYSDVSGLLILFI; via the exons GTCTGGGCGTTACATTTTTGGCAAGAACAGAGAAGCGATGCTGGCCTCAGCACACCCTGTCTCATGGCGCCCAGTGTCGCCATATCCCATCACCCATGGCGTTAGCTTCCAGCACTTG GGTATCAGCATGGATGCCATGAGTGAGAATAAAATGGTGCCTTCTGAGTTGAGCACAGGACCTGTGGAAAAAGCTGCCAAACCTTTGCCATTTAAGGATCCCAACTTTGTG CACTCTGGCCACGGTGGTGCGGTAGCTGGCAAGAAGAACAGAACCTGGAAGAACCTGAAACAGATCCTGGCTTCCGAAAGGGCATTGCCCTGGCAACTGAACGATCCTAACT actTCAGTATTGATGCTCCTCCATCCTTTAAGCCAGCTAAGAAGTATTCCGATGTTTCAGGCCTTCTT attttatttatttga
- the INO80C gene encoding INO80 complex subunit C isoform X5 has product MAPVRRKKCPLRALRRSGRYIFGKNREAMLASAHPVSWRPVSPYPITHGVSFQHLGISMDAMSENKMVPSELSTGPVEKAAKPLPFKDPNFVHSGHGGAVAGKKNRTWKNLKQILASERALPWQLNDPNYFSIDAPPSFKPAKKYSDVSGLLWLHQFISLPTVLHGTFSLHACQHLSFVDFNMRAILTGVR; this is encoded by the exons GTCTGGGCGTTACATTTTTGGCAAGAACAGAGAAGCGATGCTGGCCTCAGCACACCCTGTCTCATGGCGCCCAGTGTCGCCATATCCCATCACCCATGGCGTTAGCTTCCAGCACTTG GGTATCAGCATGGATGCCATGAGTGAGAATAAAATGGTGCCTTCTGAGTTGAGCACAGGACCTGTGGAAAAAGCTGCCAAACCTTTGCCATTTAAGGATCCCAACTTTGTG CACTCTGGCCACGGTGGTGCGGTAGCTGGCAAGAAGAACAGAACCTGGAAGAACCTGAAACAGATCCTGGCTTCCGAAAGGGCATTGCCCTGGCAACTGAACGATCCTAACT actTCAGTATTGATGCTCCTCCATCCTTTAAGCCAGCTAAGAAGTATTCCGATGTTTCAGGCCTTCTT tggctgcatcagtTTATATCCCTACCAACAGTGCTCCATGGTACCTTTTCCCTAcatgcttgccagcatttgtcatttgttgatttcaatatgagagccattctaactggagtgaggtga